tctgatcccaatgtaagtagctaaagcacttgtgttatggaaatcagaagtaacgacggtaccacaaacacccagacccaagacaacatagaaaactaatgaactttttctacatcgactcggccgggaatcgaacccgggacctcggagtggcgtacccatgaaaaccggtgtacacattactcgaccacagaggtcgaaTTATGAGTCAATTAAAACAGATTTGTAATTGATCTTAAACTTTAAACTTACtgaatttcattgtaattatttttttataattaatatagtattctatgaatataaagatacataaaggatatataaacataattattaaactatcctatccttggtggtagggctttgtgcaagcccgtctgggtaggtaccacccactcatcatatattctaccgccaaataacagtactctgtattgttgtattcctgtttgaagggtgagtgagccagtgtaatcacaggcacaagggacataacatcttagttcccgaggttggtggcgcataggtgatgtaaggaatggttaatatttcttacagcgcctttgtctatgagtggtggtgaccacttaccatcaggtggcccatatgctcgtccgccaaccaatgccataaaaaatctatatgcaatcaaatatatttatgacataattatagACTAAACTggctagtttaaaaaatgtattgtatttcttatttttaattattatgcttatttttaatttatattttcaataattaaattgtgtaatatgataatgcacggtgagactacctgtaagtagtagaacttttgccttgatcatttcgaaatgtaatttttaattttggatgtgatattgtatctacttaaatatcactttaaaaaaaataataataatagtattaataaaataacaataatgagACAATACATTTAATGGGTAGCTATTaatagctattattattattatttaagacgaACGCAAAAGTTATATTCCCACATATGCGTATTCTCGTTTAAGCGACTTACGTCTTTTCCAGAATAAATGTCTATAAacctatattatatgtactaataAAATTCAAGCGTTAAGTGCAacggtttacgggccgcctagcggtGTAAATTGTCGCAGGATCGACCCTGACCCCTTGGACCATTGTTATCCCCACTCccaacacaagtgataagcttaaaacgAGGAGTAAATAGGCAGATTAGTATATCCTTAAGTTAGGAAGTCTGTATTCAGACACTAATGAACCGTATTACCGGATACACAATGTTATCGATCGGGGGAAGATCTGGCTTCCTGAAACCAGAGGCCAAAAAACCTTCCGCTACGCCAGTTCATTGATCAAACATACAAGTGAAGAGAACTATTACGAAGACTGGAAAATGGCCACcagtggtaagtggtcactgtaaaaaatactaaccatCAAAAATACCACCAACCTCTAAAACTATGACgtgtctcttgtacctgtagttagaCCGTTCAACTATACTACGTATTGGTGTTTGacgcgttcaaaatgcttctgttgccaaatttaaaaaaaaatgtttttttgtttatttaagcacgctaacaatatatatatttgacacacttacataattttaagaGTAGACAATCATGTTCTTAATATATACATCAATAACTAGCGTGCATGACTTTCACAAACAACTCGACACGgaacaattatacatatttattaaatttattgaatataaaattagaaaaattaaaacctaatagaaaatacttaaatagAAGTTTAACAagctaaaactatttaaataaaatgattgaaaagttttcttttaaaagcaTTCAAAGAATCACTAAATATGTCAATGccaggtatatttttattaatggtgTTGTGACTTATGCATAACCTTGCGATAGGTGCTCGACTTCCCATTTGTGTTCTTGTTTTaggaatatgaaatatattacgaaTTTTGTTTCTTGGATATTTACTAGGAACCGAAAAAGATATACGCTCGACTAAGTTAGTACATTTAACACTGTTATGTAGAATATCATATAAGAAACACAATTCGAGGACTGTTCGTCTGTCCCTCAGAGATATCATCTTACACCATGTTAATCGCTGCCTATATGGCTGCCTATGGGAGATGCCACTGGCTGAAAAAGCCACTTCGGATGAAATGGAAGCtatgtaatcaaaataatttattaggatTGTCTTATAATATTAGGTCAAACTGGCTCGCTTCTCTGGAGCGGACCGACCAATAAGGTACTTTGTTCCCTAGGAGTTCGACTCGTGGAATGgactatagtattttttaatggtaacactaaaaacctttataatttgaataaaatgacTTCGTTTTATAtgatgctttatttattattcgttaaaatatacaaataaatactacaGATATTTACAAAGGCGACAAAatcttaagaatatattttaacatggcaaaattaaattaattcttgaaaacattttaacaaaattcgtaaacttagaaataattttgacaataaataactttacatacaagtataaaaattttacactaaaacaaacaataaattattagtaattaagatTCTGTCCCTAAAAAAAATACCCATCTTAAGATTTctcaaaattaatttccaatATTTGACCTTGTTCATTTAGTTTGATAGGTCTATCGATTTGATCCCAGGGCAAGAATATTTTAAGGCCATCCCTCAGAGATGTGGTTTGGATGGTTTCCCTCACACAGTCGACGTTACACATGAAGTCACAGGTTTGAGTGCGTGGGTTGAAGAATAAGCCTTCAGAACAAATGCTTAGAACTTGTTGATTACCTACACAACGCCAGAATTTGTCGCAGTCTGTTTCATGAGCCCAGTGTAGTACGTGACATTCATCTTTGCATTTGTTTGATTCCGTACCTCCGCCCCCACCTCCTCCTCCTCCACCACCTCCTCCTCCGCCACCTCCTCCTCCTCCACCACCACCACCTCCTTCACCACCACCGCCTCCTTCACCACTGCCGCCTCCTTCGCCTTCTCCACCTCCATCtcctccacctcctcctcctccaccacctcctcctcctccgccgcctccacctcctcctccgcCACCTCCTCCTCCGCCACCTCCTCCGCCGCCACCTCCTCCACcgccacctcctcctccaccgCCGCCTCCTCCACCGCCTCCTCCTTCGCCACCGCCGCCTCCTTCGCCACCACCGCCTCCTTCGCCACCACCGCCTCCTTCACCTCCACCGCCGCCTCCTCCTCCGCCTCCTCCTTCACCACCGCCGCCTCCTTCACCACTGCCGCCTCCTTCGCCACCACCGCCTCCTTCGCCTCCGCCGCCACCTCCTCCTCCGCCTCCTCCTTCACCACCGCCGCCTCCTTCACCACTGCCGCCTCCTTCGCCTCCACCGCCTCCTTCGCCTCCACCGCCACCTTCGCCTCCACcgccacctcctcctccacctCCTCCTTCACCACCACCGCCTCCTTCGCCTCCACCACCGCCTCCGCCTCCGCCTCCTCCTTCTCCACCGCCGCCTCCTTCTCCACCACCGCCTCCTTCACCACCACCGCCTCCATCGCCTCCACCGCCACCTCCTCCTCCGCCTCCTCCTTCGCCACCGCCGCCTCCTTCGCCACCACCGCCTCCTTCGCCACCGCCGCCTCCGTCGCCACCACCGCCGCCACCTCCTCCACCTCCTCCTTCACCTCCACCTCCTCCTTCGCTACCGCCGCCTCCTTCGCCACCGCCGCCTCCTTCACCTCCGCCTCCTCCTTCGCCACCGCCGCCTCCTTCACCTCCGCCTCCTCCTTCTCCACCGCCGCCTCCTTCACCACCACCGCCTCCTTCGCCTCCACCACCGCCTCCGCCTCCGCCTCCTCCTTCTCCACCGCCGCCTCCTTCTCCACCACCGCCTCCTTCGCCACCGCCGCCTCCATCGCCACCACCGCCGCCTCCTCCTCCGCCTCCTCCTTCACCACCGCCGCCTCCTTCGCCTCCACCGCCTCCTCCGCCACCTCCTCCTCCGCCACCTCCACCTCCTCCTTCGCCACCGCCGCCTCCTTCGCCACCGCCACCTCCTTCGCCACCGCCACCTCCTTCGCCACCGCCGCCTCCTTCACCACCGCCGCCTCCTTCACCACCACCACCGCCTCCTCCTCCGCCTCCTCCTTCACCACCGCCGCCTCCTTCGCCACCACCACCTCCTTCGCCTCCACCGCCGCCTCCTCCTCCACCGCCTCCTTCGCCTCCACCGCCGCCTCCTCCGCCGCCTCCTCCTTCGCCACCACCGCCTCCTTCGCCTCCACCACCTCCTCCTCCTCCACCGCCTCCTTCACCACCGCCGCCTCCTTCGCCTCCACCACCTCCTCCTCCTCCACCGCCTCCTTCACCACCGCCGCCTCCTTCGCCTCCACCGCCTCCTTCACCACCGCCGCCTCCTCCACCACCTCCACCACCGTCACCTCCGCCTCCACTGCCAGCTTCGCATCCAGCATCTCGTGGCCATGTGCAAACCTAAatgatactttaattataacatcttacagaatattatgttttattggaACATAACATCTAATATGCAAAATACATTTCTTCCACAGTACTTATACGTAGTTCATAGAATATAACCCACCTGAAGAGTTGGGCTGAAGTGAGTTCCTGGTGCACAGTTCCTTTCTACTTTATTTCCATGTACGCAGTAGTAGAACTTAGCGCAGTCGTTTTCATGTGGCAATAGTTTATGGATATCGAAGTCAGCAGGACACCCGTTTGGAAGTGTACCACCACCTCCACCACCGCCTCCTCCACCGCCGCCTCCACCTCCTCCGTCTCCACCACCACCTCCACCGCTGCCTCCGTCTCCACCACCACCACTGCCATTATCTCCGCTACCAGCTTCGCATCCTGCGTCTCGTGGCCATGTGCAAACCTAaaagttactttaattattataacaccaGAGTCGAGATTATTATTTGGTCGTAagatagttaatttataataatataattttcagtcaaataaacgaaaaattaataagaaatcaaatgatttatttatctttgattTCCTTGGCCTTTGTACCAGTGTCATCAACGATTTCTTATTTtgacttaaaaagaaaaaggttTTCTTCGGATTCGCTTTAATTTTAGAAcggattcaatttttttttttaaatgcattcaTTTTTAGAACGCCGATTCATTACGTCCTAACATATGTTTCAATATAGCATACCATACAACCATTAAATCAAAGACTCAAGGAAAGACTCGCTGAACATTGTACTTTGGAAGATCTCACGTTCACCATTTGACGTTGAAAAATAATAGGACAGTTATTTCAATAAGGTAGAAATTATTTCAAGAATTAAAACGATTAAATGAGCCTATAATCAAACAGTTGATCTAACACTGTAGAACCCACCTGAAGAGTTGGGCTGAAGTGAGTTCCCGCGGCGCAGTTCCTCTCTACTTTATTTCCATGTACACAATAGTAGAACTTGGCGCAGTTGTTTTCATGTGGCAATAGTTTATGTATGTTGAAGTCAGCAGGACAACCATTTGAAAGTGTACCACCATCTCCTCCAACACTGCCTACGTCGTTTACGCCACCATCTCCACCGTCTACAACACTGCCACCTCCACTTCCACTGCTACCTGAACATTCTACGTTTTCTGCCCAATCACATAACTGCAAaacaaggatttttttatagataatggagTCGAAGATGTTCATAAGATGAAGTTTAAAAGGACAACATCAataacattactctgatcccaatgtaagtagctaaagcacttgtgttacggaaaatcagaagtaacgacggtaccacaaacagccagacccaagacaacatagaaaactgatgaactttttctacttcaagtcggccgggaatcgaacccaaaacctcggagtggtgtacccatgaaaaccggtgtacacactactcaaccacggaggtcgtcatagtAACCCAAATGACTAACATTCCATATtagtttaagaaatattgtttACCAAAGTAAACTAGCCGAATTTcaagcaaattttttttaaaaaaaaaaaacaaattattactaaaacattaataacttataaatatgtagataataaatttattattatttattaaatgtttcagATAACAATAGTATTAGAAGGCTTGATATTGCTATCTTATAcgaatttatctttattaatgattgatgtttaataaaatcgaatactAGTAGCGCAAATAATgccatatttaatttgtactcCAAATATGATATTGAGTTTTTTAAAACTCATTTATAAGTAAGATTACTGTATCTCCTTAAAACAGGGTTATACTTATTCCGTtccaaaaaacaataaacagttTATTCGTAACTTAGAGTCAATTCTAATACTTAGATACATCGGTTATTATAAGATTCTAATAATGTTCAGAGACCGGAACGGGATCGTTGTGTAGAATAGGTAAACGACTGAACGGCAACGATAACTGATTAGCTATTAACTTATATATTGATACAACTAACGACTGAATAGCTCTCTCaataataactaacatatttaaataaaattgtggaaaagagTTAGTAGTGAAGCATGATTAACTTATTTTTGTCGCTTTAATGTCCATAAGCAATTATTGTCGTTGTTTCTtcgtctttttatttatattgtattatattatatactatatgtatgtatttatttatatgtgtattatattttatatatagtataatatataatttatcaaaattattgtacCCCTTCGCAAATTAGTTTTAGGTACAACCAGTCCTCTgtccaaaggttgcctggaagagatcgctgttttagcgataaggccgcctgttgtaTTCATGCAACTTTTAATGTTAATCCTTAGATATAATGGTGTATCAAGTGTTGGTAcaataaagcataaataaataaaaaaataaataaactactgagttttttaaagattcttctccgtagaatctatattctagCTTTTACATTTATGATAAAGGAAATTTCGACATTGCATtgtctctttaattttttttttatatttgttatatttatagccGTAAATGCTATGCGTTGGGGTAAGACCGACTACTATATACTTCGTTGCtatgtataattacaataacaactatctaatataataaattcgacCTTTATCACTTTGTGAGCGCTGATAGGACTATATCAAAAGCATCCACGTACGCTTCAACATCGACatctacaaaatttatttttaatcggaTTAATTTACCTTATACAGAAAAAgacaaagaaaaacaaaccAATCAATGAATATTTGGATTTGTTCCAAAAACATCTGATACCATTATCAATAAACTATTCAAAACCTATCATTTCCTCTGTCCTTGAAATTAACAacgattttaatcatttaaatgtcCATGATTTCACCAACGACTCGATAAATTTTGTTGCTAATCAGAGGATTAAATACGTCGATAAAATTAAGGACTTTCTCTTGTAAGGATTACTTTGAATGACAGCAGATTATAATTTAcgaatttgcaataaaattgacatcaaaataatcatttatagaCACAACGAATCGGAAATATGCATATCATTTGATAACACATTTTGTACGATATCTACAAATATACTTGGAGGTTTTAAAgtcttattaatatagaaactgTTTTGTCATACTCTTATATCTTCATTCCATTACGAGTCATGACTATCACTAAgcttattgaaacattttacaACTTACTAAAAAGTCTGAAATCTGCGAAACGATTGTATTCTAACTGATGACTTGAATGATTCACAAAACGGTATGCTATCTTCTAAATAGTATGAATCTTCAATATTAATATCTTGCCGTGAAATATTATTGGTGATTAGTAAAAAGTATACTTACTTGACTCTCATAGTTGAAGTATGTGCCTTTTGCGCATTGCCTTTCAACTTTTTCTCCGCGGACGCAGAAGTAGAACTTATCGCAGTACGTCTCATGAGGCAATAGTACGTGAATTTCGAAGTCAGCGGGACAACCATTGGGTAAAGTTATTCCGGGGCTTGAAGTTGTTGGTGCTACTGTTGTGGGAGTTGGTGTTGGTGTTGTCGAATCGCCTGGTGGACAAGTTGGACAGGTACTCTGAGGAGTTGTCGGTAGTCCTGGTAGTGAACATTTTGCTAATATGGGATGGATGCACACCTATAAAAGATATGGAataatataaggaaaaataacACAGTATAACTTACatagttttatactttattgtacaccacacaaagaaaataaataaatgcaaaatggATCCAGCTTGAATAAAAGACCTACCTAACTAATAAGCCTCAGCCTTAACCTACttaataagcttaaaaatatttctctgtCATCCTTTTTCCCCCTTTAAAATACCTATTAATATTATGCATTTACGTATCCTAATATATTGCGTTACTATCTTGACTTTTAAATTTGGATggtaaaaataatgtcataaataaaacgatattttatttatgacattatttttaccATCCAATAAAACATATCATTATTAAGAATCAATATAAGATTTTCGCATGCCTTCCAATCAAAGGtcacaaaatctttattcatagAAGCCTTAGGCTTAACGGGACCGCAATAAGCGGCACTATTGCCACGGTCTGCACACGAAGATAATTCTCAAATCAAGAGGCCATAATAGGATGGCAGTTTCGTGTCATAAATTTCgtgttataaatttacatatcgACATCAATCACACTTCTGGCCCAGCTGGCTTATTTAACACAATTAATCAGTCTACCAGTTcacagttttatatatttttgtattgtataggTAAGCAGGTGGGCcgtttgatggtaagtggtcaccgcccatagataatggcgctataagaaatatcaatcatcTCTTATATAACCGATGCGGCACTTTCCTTCAgagcttagatgttatgtctctagATGTATTTATTCATGTGTAGAAAACAttcttggcagtagaatatctagtAAGTATtagacaaagccctaccatcaagtatttAACGTCAGCGTCCTGTGCATAATATCACgggattatatttgtttagtttttttttttttatgatataggttggcggacgagcaaatgggccacctggtgatgtaagtggtcaccttcgaccatagacaatggtgctgtaagaaatatcaagcattcctttcatcgccaatgcgccaccaaccttggaaactaagatgttatgtcacccttcaaacaggaacacaacaatactgagtactattgtttgacggtagaatatctgatgagtgggtagtaactacccagacgggcttgcacgaagccctaccaccgagggTTTTTCTGTAATCTTAATGTCGTGTctcaaaataaagttattatttactttttcaaagaatattaataacagGCTTACTTGTTCATCGTACGAGAATTCCGTTCCAGGGGCACAATTACTTGGTACTTCGTATCTAAGTCCATTTTCACAGTAGTAAAACTTGGTACAGTCGTATTCGTGGGGTAATAAGTGATGGATTATAGCTGTAGAGCATCTTTCATCAGCTATTAGGTTATTTGGTTCAATATCCTGGGGTCTGCCGTAGACAAGAGCTACGACGCCCAGAATGAAAAAgcttactgtaaaaataaaacaaaaaaattaaatagaatcatACCCTGAAAATCCTCTTACagatttaactattaaaatattatcgatttGTTAAGAACGCAACTTAAAAGTTTGGCTGCACAGTTGCGTACCTTTAACGAAAAACTATTAcgcgataaaaataatgtaaataaacaagcCTATTATTAATGCCGAGCTACCGTCGGTCcggtatgtagattctaccgagtatCCGGCCGAAactgtttttaacttttttattaacgtttgattttaattttcaccATAGGTTCGAATTTATTGAAGTTTGACttgaaaatcttttttttttatttttattaactatgacgtttataaataattaattattgtttatatatttgtgtctACTAAACCATTAATCCCATGGAATATCAATATGAAGTTTTAgatgtttgatttaaaaaaaaaagtgattacAACGCTAGTCATTTGCATAAacgatattgtataatatttattaaaacatttgtacataaaaaaacaagtaataatcaatcataaaatattcgatAACTAATAAAGTGCGCATTCAACACGACCCGCGTGATAAATTCGATAACAGTAtcatttatattagaaaaaaacattattcgtATCAACTAATACATACTAATTTTAAGAACGTCCTTATTTATACCAATCAGTTggcaattatttactttttttttaaccgacttcaaaaaatgtGTGTATGTAACATcgttagaatttaattatatttgagtatgattatcgatttaattttgtaagtgCATGTTTGTACGTATGTTCACGAATTTCTCGAAAACAAAAAGTCATATCGAGACGATCATTATTAATTCAAGTTAGGTACACTTCAACTTAGGGAAGAGTTTAAGGTTCATTAAAATCGGTAAACTAGTTTCATATAGGTAA
This genomic interval from Vanessa atalanta chromosome 27, ilVanAtal1.2, whole genome shotgun sequence contains the following:
- the LOC125074118 gene encoding cilia- and flagella-associated protein 91-like, whose amino-acid sequence is MRVSFFILGVVALVYGRPQDIEPNNLIADERCSTAIIHHLLPHEYDCTKFYYCENGLRYEVPSNCAPGTEFSYDEQVCIHPILAKCSLPGLPTTPQSTCPTCPPGDSTTPTPTPTTVAPTTSSPGITLPNGCPADFEIHVLLPHETYCDKFYFCVRGEKVERQCAKGTYFNYESQLCDWAENVECSGSSGSGGGSVVDGGDGGVNDVGSVGGDGGTLSNGCPADFNIHKLLPHENNCAKFYYCVHGNKVERNCAAGTHFSPTLQVCTWPRDAGCEAGSGDNGSGGGGDGGSGGGGGGDGGGGGGGGGGGGGGGGTLPNGCPADFDIHKLLPHENDCAKFYYCVHGNKVERNCAPGTHFSPTLQVCTWPRDAGCEAAVVKEAVEAKEAAVVKEAVEEEEVVEAKEAAVVKEAVEEEEVVEAKEAVVAKEEAAEEAAVEAKEAVEEEAAVEAKEVVVAKEAAVVKEEAEEEAVVVVKEAAVVKEAAVAKEVAVAKEVAVAKEAAVAKEEVEVAEEEVAEEAVEAKEAAVVKEEAEEEAAVVAMEAAVAKEAVVEKEAAVEKEEAEAEAVVEAKEAVVVKEAAVEKEEAEVKEAAVAKEEAEVKEAAVAKEAAVAKEEVEVKEEVEEVAAVVATEAAVAKEAVVAKEAAVAKEEAEEEVAVEAMEAVVVKEAVVEKEAAVEKEEAEAEAVVEAKEAVVVKEEVEEEVAVEAKVAVEAKEAVEAKEAAVVKEAAVVKEEAEEEVAAEAKEAVVAKEAAVVKEAAVVKEEAEEEAAVEVKEAVVAKEAVVAKEAAVAKEEAVEEAAVEEEVAVEEVAAEEVAEEEVAEEEGGGDGGGEGEGGGSGEGGGGGEGGGGGGGTESNKCKDECHVLHWAHETDCDKFWRCVGNQQVLSICSEGLFFNPRTQTCDFMCNVDCVRETIQTTSLRDGLKIFLPWDQIDRPIKLNEQGQILEINFEKS